A region from the Panicum hallii strain FIL2 chromosome 1, PHallii_v3.1, whole genome shotgun sequence genome encodes:
- the LOC112885657 gene encoding mediator of RNA polymerase II transcription subunit 7a-like: MATSSAYPPPPPFYRLYKDYEQDPSSAPEPPPPIDGKYTVYGAEHEINQVLPSLESQGIHQLYPKGPNTDFKKELRTLNRELQLHILELADILVERPSHYARRVEDISLIFQNLHHLLNSLRPHQARATLIHMLESQIQRRKQAIEDIKQRREEAQKLLGKSLLVIDGSQTN, translated from the exons ATGGCCACATCATCAGCATACCCTCCGCCTCCACCATTTTACCGACTTTACAAGGATTACGAGCAGGATCCCTCATCTGCACCAGAACCTCCACCGCCAATTGATGGAAAATATACAGTATATGGTGCTGAGCACGAA ATAAATCAGGTGTTGCCAAGCTTGGAGAGTCAAGGTATTCATCAGCTTTATCCAAAGGGCCCCAATACTG ATTTCAAGAAGGAGCTAAGAACCCTCAACAGAGAGCTTCAACTGCATATTTTGGAGCTCGCAGATATTTTAGTGGAGAGACCATCTCACTATGCTCGCAGGGTAGAAGatatttccctcatattccagaACTTACACCATCTTCTCAATTCCCTTCGGCCTCATCAG GCAAGGGCCACATTGATTCACATGCTTGAGAGCCAAATTCAGCGTCGCAAGCAGGCAATTGAAGATATAAAACA GAGGAGAGAGGAAGCGCAAAAGCTGCTTGGCAAATCACTGCTTGTCATAGATGGAAGCCAAACTAATTAG
- the LOC112892336 gene encoding phospholipase A1-Ibeta2, chloroplastic-like: MTIAAAVTAPTTSPVHVAPRHAAPAVQPRAAPRREPSPLNPNTPAQALRSAASAPPSSSAAADGARAHIANLDKVLGKPPRPASHAAAAARQEQEQDGEQEPLSVRHGLLNALNLSFFVPMPGMRARTAADEHMSPRSLMHMQQLLSADSPRASPRSTIAPRWRSLHGEGGWAGLLDPLDSDLRRELLRYGDFVQAAYQAFHSLPTASARHRGLMLPDRSYRPTRSLFATSALSMPPWAKRPNTPEWLTQQSNWIGYVAVCESEREVARMGRRDIAIVLRGTATCLEWAENLRASLVPLDGESSDGAEAGAEEPKVARGFLSLYKTAGEKVKSLSEEVMDEVRRLMEKYKGEELSITVVGHSLGAALALLVADEVATSIPDAPPVAVVSFGGPKVGNAAFVDRLSSSGKVNVLRIVNAGDMVTKVPGVAPRLPHKKEQYQHVGAELRIDSKNSPCLRPDAGPACRHDLEAYLHLIDGFTGTGRPFRHDARRSVIRLLQLQRGNVKKEYVNRARELGVDPTAPVDAGRSMAYGNCAVASPSS; the protein is encoded by the coding sequence ATGACAATTGcagcggcggtgaccgcgcccACGACCTCGCCAGTGCAcgtcgcgccgcgccacgccgcgcccgcggtccagccgcgcgccgcgccgcgccgggaGCCGTCGCCGCTGAACCCGAACACGCCGGCGCAGGCGCTCCGCTCGGCCGCCTCCGCGCCCCCTTcgtcctcggcggcggcggatggagcCAGGGCGCACATCGCCAACCTCGACAAGGTGCTCGGGAAGCCGCCGAGGCCCgcgagccacgccgccgccgcggccaggcaggagcaggagcaggacggcgagcaggagccGCTCAGCGTCCGGCACGGCCTGCTCAACGCGCTGAACCTCTCCTTCTTCGTGCCCATGCCCGGGATGCGGGCGCGCACGGCCGCCGACGAGCACATGTCGCCGCGCAGCCTCATGCACATGCAGCAGCTGCTCTCCGCCGACTCCCCGCGCGCGTCCCCGAGGTCCACCATCGCGCCGCGCTGGCGGAGCCTCCACGGGGAAGGGGGCTGGGCGGGCCTCCTCGACCCGCTCGACTCCGACCTCCGCCGCGAGCTCCTTCGCTACGGGGACTTCGTGCAGGCGGCGTACCAGGCCTTCCACTCGCTGCCCACGGCGTCGGCGAGGCACCGCGGGCTCATGCTCCCCGACCGCTCCTACCGCCCCACGCGCAGCCTCTTCGCCACCTCCGCGCTGTCCATGCCGCCGTGGGCCAAGCGCCCGAACACGCCCGAGTGGCTCACGCAGCAGTCCAACTGGATCGGCTACGTCGCCGTGTGCGAGTCCGAGCGGGAGGTCGCCCGCATGGGCCGCCGCGACATAGCCATCGTGCTGCGCGGCACGGCCACCTGCCTCGAGTGGGCCGAGAACCTCCGCGCCTCGCTGGTGCCCCTCGATGGCGAGAGCAGCGACGGCGCGGAAGCGGGAGCGGAGGAGCCCAAGGTTGCGCGGGGCTTCCTCAGCCTCTACAAGACGGCCGGGGAGAAGGTCAAGAGCCTGTCGGAGGAGGTCATGGACGAGGTCCGGCGCCTCATGGAGAAGTACAAGGGCGAGGAGCTCAGCATCACGGTCGTCGGCCACAGCCTCGGCGCCGCCCTGGCGctcctcgtcgccgacgaggtCGCCACCTCCAtccccgacgcgccgcccgtcgccgtgGTCTCCTTCGGCGGGCCCAAGGTGGGCAACGCCGCGTTCGTGGACAGGCTCAGCAGCAGCGGCAAGGTCAACGTCCTGCGCATCGTGAACGCGGGCGACATGGTCACCAAGGTGCCCGGGGTGGCGCCGCGGCTGCCGCACAAGAAGGAGCAGTACCAGCACGTTGGCGCGGAGCTCCGGATCGACAGCAAGAACTCGCCGTGCCTCCGCCCCGACGCGGGTCCCGCCTGCCGGCACGACCTGGAGGCGTACCTGCATCTCATCGACGGGTTCACGGGGACGGGGCGGCCCTTCCGGCACGACGCCCGGCGCAGCGTGATCcggctgctgcagctgcagaGGGGAAACGTCAAGAAGGAGTACGTGAACCGCGCGCGCGAGCTCGGCGTCGACCCCACCGCGCCGGTGGACGCCGGCCGGAGCATGGCGTACGGCAACTGCGCCGTCGCGAGCCCCTCCTCGTGA
- the LOC112892344 gene encoding probable enoyl-CoA hydratase 2, mitochondrial isoform X2: protein MRSPRGLLAISGYLAGRHAPAASVSTTGHHSLFFARAIQILAQPEPVRLQELSAPDSGILELRLERPEVKNAINWDVMRRLRSAIEKIQADAAAKVVLVASSVPGAFCAGADLKVWSCSERKLMGSSEVGEYARSLRSTFSSFEALPIPTIAVIEGAALGGGLELALSCDLRIWGNAELGLPETGLAIIPGAGGTQRLPRIVGRSRAKELIFTGRKCDAAEAVMMGLANYCVPAGEAYQKALDIAREITQKGPLGIRMAKKAINQAMEVADMSSALAVEGECYEQLLHTQDRLEALAAFAEKRKPVYTGK, encoded by the exons ATGCGCAGCCCGCGGGGCCTCCTCGCCATCTCCGGCTACCTTGCCGGCCGCCACGCTCCGGCGGCCTCCGTATCCACCACAGGCCACCACTCCCTCTTCTTTGCCCGCGCCATCCAAATCCTAGCCCAACCGGAGCCCGTCCGCCTCCAGGAGCTCTCGGCACCCGACTCCG GGATCCTAGAGCTCAGGCTTGAGCGGCCGGAGGTCAAGAACGCCATCAATTGGGATGTGATGAGGAGGCTGCGGAGCGCCATAGAGAAGATTCAGGCCGACGCGGCGGCTAAGGTCGTCCTGGTTGCGAGCTCAGTGCCGGGGGCTTTCTGCGCAGGCGCCGATCTCAAGGTCTGGAGTTGCTCG GAAAGGAAGCTAATGGGCTCTTCTGAAGTTGGAGAGTATGCTAGATCCTTGAGGTCTACATTCTCGTCTTTTGAG GCACTCCCTATTCCAACAATTGCTGTTATTGAAGGAGCTGCTTTGGGTGGTGGCCTAGAACTGGCTCTTTCATGCGATCTCCGCATAT GGGGAAATGCAGAACTTGGACTGCCAGAAACAGGCCTTGCCATTATACCTGG AGCTGGAGGCACACAGCGCCTTCCTAGGATCGTGGGGAGGTCCAGGGCAAAGGAACTGATATTCACCGGCCGTAAATGTGATGCAGCTGAAGCTGTAATGATGG GACTTGCAAACTACTGTGTTCCAGCAGGGGAGGCTTATCAAAAAGCTCTTGATATTGCCCGCGAGATAACTCAAAAA GGTCCCCTGGGGATAAGAATGGCGAAGAAGGCTATAAATCAGGCGATGGAGGTCGCCGACATGTCCTCAGCATTGGCTGTTGAAGGGGAGTGCTACGAGCAGCTGCTGCACACGCAGGATCGCCTTGAGGCCCTGGCTGCGTTTGCAGAGAAAAGGAAGCCTGTCTACACGGGAAAGTAG
- the LOC112885648 gene encoding GTP-binding protein YPTM2, whose protein sequence is MNPEYDYLFKLLLIGDSGVGKSCLLLRFADDSYLDSYISTIGVDFKIRTVEQDGKTIKLQIWDTAGQERFRTITSSYYRGAHGIIIVYDVTDQDSFNNVKQWLNEIDRYASDNVNKLLVGNKSDLTANKVVPTETAKAFADEMGIPFMETSAKNAINVEQAFMAMAASIKDRMASQPAASNARPATVQIRGQPVNQKTSCCSS, encoded by the exons ATGAATCCTGAGTA CGACTACCTTTTCAAACTTTTGCTTATTGGTGATTCTGGTGTTGGGAAGTCTTGCTTGCTTCTCAGATTTGCG GATGATTCATATCTGGACAGCTACATCAGCACAATCGGAGTTGATTTT AAAATTCGGACAGTAGAGCAAGATGGGAAGACCATAAAGCTTCAAATT TGGGATACTGCTGGGCAAGAGCGTTTCAGGACAATCACTAGCAGTTACTACCGAGGAGCTCATGGAATCATT ATTGTATATGATGTTACAGACCAAGATAGCTTCAACAATGTGAAGCAATGGTTGAACGAAATTGACCGTTATGCAAGCGACAATGTTAACAAGCTTCTTGTTGGGAACAAGAGTGATCTAACTGCCAACAAAGTTGTGCCAACTGAGACAGCAAAG GCGTTTGCTGATGAGATGGGCATCCCATTCATGGAGACGAGTGCGAAAAACGCCATCAATGTCGAGCAGGCCTTCATGGCTATGGCTGCATCCATCAAGGACAG GATGGCCAGCCAACCAGCCGCGTCAAACGCAAGGCCAGCGACCGTGCAGATCCGCGGGCAGCCTGTCAACCAGAAGACGTCATGCTGCTCGTCCTAA
- the LOC112892344 gene encoding probable enoyl-CoA hydratase 2, mitochondrial isoform X1, protein MRSPRGLLAISGYLAGRHAPAASVSTTGHHSLFFARAIQILAQPEPVRLQELSAPDSGILELRLERPEVKNAINWDVMRRLRSAIEKIQADAAAKVVLVASSVPGAFCAGADLKVWSCSERKLMGSSEVGEYARSLRSTFSSFEALPIPTIAVIEGAALGGGLELALSCDLRICGGNAELGLPETGLAIIPGAGGTQRLPRIVGRSRAKELIFTGRKCDAAEAVMMGLANYCVPAGEAYQKALDIAREITQKGPLGIRMAKKAINQAMEVADMSSALAVEGECYEQLLHTQDRLEALAAFAEKRKPVYTGK, encoded by the exons ATGCGCAGCCCGCGGGGCCTCCTCGCCATCTCCGGCTACCTTGCCGGCCGCCACGCTCCGGCGGCCTCCGTATCCACCACAGGCCACCACTCCCTCTTCTTTGCCCGCGCCATCCAAATCCTAGCCCAACCGGAGCCCGTCCGCCTCCAGGAGCTCTCGGCACCCGACTCCG GGATCCTAGAGCTCAGGCTTGAGCGGCCGGAGGTCAAGAACGCCATCAATTGGGATGTGATGAGGAGGCTGCGGAGCGCCATAGAGAAGATTCAGGCCGACGCGGCGGCTAAGGTCGTCCTGGTTGCGAGCTCAGTGCCGGGGGCTTTCTGCGCAGGCGCCGATCTCAAGGTCTGGAGTTGCTCG GAAAGGAAGCTAATGGGCTCTTCTGAAGTTGGAGAGTATGCTAGATCCTTGAGGTCTACATTCTCGTCTTTTGAG GCACTCCCTATTCCAACAATTGCTGTTATTGAAGGAGCTGCTTTGGGTGGTGGCCTAGAACTGGCTCTTTCATGCGATCTCCGCATATGTG GGGGAAATGCAGAACTTGGACTGCCAGAAACAGGCCTTGCCATTATACCTGG AGCTGGAGGCACACAGCGCCTTCCTAGGATCGTGGGGAGGTCCAGGGCAAAGGAACTGATATTCACCGGCCGTAAATGTGATGCAGCTGAAGCTGTAATGATGG GACTTGCAAACTACTGTGTTCCAGCAGGGGAGGCTTATCAAAAAGCTCTTGATATTGCCCGCGAGATAACTCAAAAA GGTCCCCTGGGGATAAGAATGGCGAAGAAGGCTATAAATCAGGCGATGGAGGTCGCCGACATGTCCTCAGCATTGGCTGTTGAAGGGGAGTGCTACGAGCAGCTGCTGCACACGCAGGATCGCCTTGAGGCCCTGGCTGCGTTTGCAGAGAAAAGGAAGCCTGTCTACACGGGAAAGTAG
- the LOC112892344 gene encoding probable enoyl-CoA hydratase 2, mitochondrial isoform X3 — translation MRSPRGLLAISGYLAGRHAPAASVSTTGHHSLFFARAIQILAQPEPVRLQELSAPDSGILELRLERPEVKNAINWDVMRRLRSAIEKIQADAAAKVVLVASSVPGAFCAGADLKERKLMGSSEVGEYARSLRSTFSSFEALPIPTIAVIEGAALGGGLELALSCDLRICGGNAELGLPETGLAIIPGAGGTQRLPRIVGRSRAKELIFTGRKCDAAEAVMMGLANYCVPAGEAYQKALDIAREITQKGPLGIRMAKKAINQAMEVADMSSALAVEGECYEQLLHTQDRLEALAAFAEKRKPVYTGK, via the exons ATGCGCAGCCCGCGGGGCCTCCTCGCCATCTCCGGCTACCTTGCCGGCCGCCACGCTCCGGCGGCCTCCGTATCCACCACAGGCCACCACTCCCTCTTCTTTGCCCGCGCCATCCAAATCCTAGCCCAACCGGAGCCCGTCCGCCTCCAGGAGCTCTCGGCACCCGACTCCG GGATCCTAGAGCTCAGGCTTGAGCGGCCGGAGGTCAAGAACGCCATCAATTGGGATGTGATGAGGAGGCTGCGGAGCGCCATAGAGAAGATTCAGGCCGACGCGGCGGCTAAGGTCGTCCTGGTTGCGAGCTCAGTGCCGGGGGCTTTCTGCGCAGGCGCCGATCTCAAG GAAAGGAAGCTAATGGGCTCTTCTGAAGTTGGAGAGTATGCTAGATCCTTGAGGTCTACATTCTCGTCTTTTGAG GCACTCCCTATTCCAACAATTGCTGTTATTGAAGGAGCTGCTTTGGGTGGTGGCCTAGAACTGGCTCTTTCATGCGATCTCCGCATATGTG GGGGAAATGCAGAACTTGGACTGCCAGAAACAGGCCTTGCCATTATACCTGG AGCTGGAGGCACACAGCGCCTTCCTAGGATCGTGGGGAGGTCCAGGGCAAAGGAACTGATATTCACCGGCCGTAAATGTGATGCAGCTGAAGCTGTAATGATGG GACTTGCAAACTACTGTGTTCCAGCAGGGGAGGCTTATCAAAAAGCTCTTGATATTGCCCGCGAGATAACTCAAAAA GGTCCCCTGGGGATAAGAATGGCGAAGAAGGCTATAAATCAGGCGATGGAGGTCGCCGACATGTCCTCAGCATTGGCTGTTGAAGGGGAGTGCTACGAGCAGCTGCTGCACACGCAGGATCGCCTTGAGGCCCTGGCTGCGTTTGCAGAGAAAAGGAAGCCTGTCTACACGGGAAAGTAG